Within the Marixanthomonas sp. SCSIO 43207 genome, the region ACCGTTTTAAAATCAACACCCTACACGCCATTGTTGTAAATTACATTGTTGCTTTTAATTGCGGATTGTTTTTTTATAATGGTGATGTTACTTTATCACAAGTCCCTCAACAACCTTGGTTTTTATACACACTAGGACTAGGAGCTTTGTTTATCATTATATTTAATTTAATGGCTATTACCACTCAACGTAGTGGCCTTTCTGTGGTTTCGGTGGCTACCAAAATGAGCGTGGTTATCCCGGTAGTTTTTGGTCTAGTCTATTACAAAGAAAGCCTTGGTATTTTAAAGATTTTGGGAATCATTTTGGCCCTCATTGCAGTATACCTCGCTTCTATCAAAACTACAAAAGGTATTACTATTCAAAAGAAAAATTTAATTTATCCTTTATTAGTGTTTTTAGGTAGCGGATTTATTGATACAAGTATCACATACCTAGAAGACACAATGATTGCAGAAGATGAAGTTGCTCTTTTTTCTGCTATTATTTTTTCTGCAGCAGCAATAATAGGTATTTCCATTTTGGTGATTCAAGCTATAAAAGGCAAGTTTACCTTTGAGTTTAAAAACATTATTGGCGGGATATTTCTAGGGCTTCCCAATTATTTTTCAGTCTATTTTATCGTTCAAGCCTTGCGCAGTGATATATTGGAAAGTTCAGGGATATTTACCGTAAACAATGTCGCCATCGTGATGCTATCTACTTTATTAGGAATTACTTTTTTTAATGAAAAATTACTTCGAAAAAATTGGATTGGTATTATCCTTGCCGTGATCAGTATCTTTTTGGTAGCTTTGGCAAAATGGTAATAGATAAACATTGAAAAACTAAAAATCCTTTCTTATTTCTTCAGAAAAAGACACATATAAAACTCTTGTAAAACCTTCAAAAGAAGTTCTTTTTAAAGACCGCGGAAGCAAGTTTTACGGCTACGCTTTTCCGGTTAAAAATGAGACCGAAATTGAACAACACATTGAAAACTTAAAAAGCAAACATCACAAAGCACGTCACTGGTGCTATGCTTGGCAACTAGGGAAAACCTATGATCGATACCGTGCAAATGACGATGGAGAACCTTCAAATAGCGCGGGGATGCCTATCTATGGGCAGTTACAATCGTTTGATGTGACTAATACACTCGTGGTTGTGGTTCGCTATTTTGGTGGAACAAAATTAGGTGTTGGCGGTTTAATTCAAGCTTACAAAACCGGTGCTCAAATGGCACTTGAAGCATCAAAAATTGTAAAGAGAACTATTGATGAAAATTTTATTCTCAAATTTGAGTATCCTGAGATGAATACCGTGATGCGTATTATTAAAGAGGAAGAGCTAGAAATAATTGATCAAAAACTTGAATTAAGTTGTGAGATTGAAATTTCAGTGCGACAAAAAGAAGCAGAACGCATTTATAACATTTTTGACACTACGTATAAAGTAGCCATAAAAAAACAAGAAGAATAACCTAAGACTTAAGTTTATCCAATAAATATGATGGTGCCTTCATCAACTTATTTGTTGTGGTATCTATAAACACCAAAGTAGTTGTTGCCGAAACTAAAAGTACATCATCTTGATTACGAATTTCATAATAAAACTCTATTTTAACTGTTGGCATTTTTTTTAGGGTTGTTGTCACAGTTAAAAGGT harbors:
- a CDS encoding EamA family transporter, with translation MTALLLSILSSTLIFVVFKLFDRFKINTLHAIVVNYIVAFNCGLFFYNGDVTLSQVPQQPWFLYTLGLGALFIIIFNLMAITTQRSGLSVVSVATKMSVVIPVVFGLVYYKESLGILKILGIILALIAVYLASIKTTKGITIQKKNLIYPLLVFLGSGFIDTSITYLEDTMIAEDEVALFSAIIFSAAAIIGISILVIQAIKGKFTFEFKNIIGGIFLGLPNYFSVYFIVQALRSDILESSGIFTVNNVAIVMLSTLLGITFFNEKLLRKNWIGIILAVISIFLVALAKW
- a CDS encoding YigZ family protein gives rise to the protein MSSEKDTYKTLVKPSKEVLFKDRGSKFYGYAFPVKNETEIEQHIENLKSKHHKARHWCYAWQLGKTYDRYRANDDGEPSNSAGMPIYGQLQSFDVTNTLVVVVRYFGGTKLGVGGLIQAYKTGAQMALEASKIVKRTIDENFILKFEYPEMNTVMRIIKEEELEIIDQKLELSCEIEISVRQKEAERIYNIFDTTYKVAIKKQEE